In Stutzerimonas stutzeri, a genomic segment contains:
- the flgJ gene encoding flagellar assembly peptidoglycan hydrolase FlgJ, which translates to MENRLGLGRRTPDSGSYSDLNRLNQLKVGKDRDGAENVRKVAQEFESLFMNEMLKSMRSATEVIAQDNPLNSQASKQYQDMHDQQLSVTLSKEGGGIGLADVLVRQLAKQKEPSEKPNPFAQVAQTEGAKWSSNPNSKIAPVDPTRNDSQLLNQRRLALPGRLAERASEEVATTNSQSEQANQSGVVQPLVNIDWKPATAFAAPTDAPLIINGVEATVPSAPSKTRFSSPAEFIATMLPMAEKAAKRLGVEPRFLVAQAALETGWGKSIIKQKDGTNSHNLFGIKSTGWEGEAAKVTTTEYVNGKATKQVAGFRAYDSFEHSFNDYVRLLENNDRYKPAIQVASASGDSERFVKELQRAGYATDPQYASKINQIARKVQTYQTIADASSAPAVRTRG; encoded by the coding sequence ATGGAAAATCGACTGGGGCTCGGGCGCCGCACGCCTGACAGTGGCAGCTACTCCGACCTGAATCGTCTGAACCAGCTCAAGGTGGGCAAGGATCGGGACGGCGCCGAAAACGTGCGCAAGGTCGCGCAGGAGTTCGAGTCCCTGTTCATGAATGAGATGCTCAAGTCGATGCGTTCGGCCACTGAGGTCATCGCTCAGGACAACCCGTTGAACAGCCAGGCGAGCAAGCAGTACCAGGACATGCATGATCAGCAGCTGTCCGTGACCCTGTCGAAGGAGGGCGGTGGCATTGGCCTGGCCGATGTACTGGTCCGCCAGCTGGCCAAACAGAAGGAGCCCAGCGAGAAGCCGAATCCCTTCGCTCAGGTGGCACAGACCGAGGGCGCGAAGTGGTCGAGCAACCCTAACTCGAAGATTGCTCCAGTGGACCCGACGCGCAATGATTCTCAGCTGCTTAACCAGCGTCGTCTAGCGCTGCCGGGCCGACTGGCCGAACGTGCGTCGGAGGAGGTTGCGACCACAAATTCCCAGAGCGAACAGGCCAACCAGAGCGGTGTCGTTCAGCCGCTGGTCAACATCGACTGGAAGCCGGCCACCGCGTTCGCGGCGCCCACGGACGCGCCGTTGATCATCAACGGCGTGGAGGCGACCGTCCCGAGCGCACCGAGCAAGACGCGCTTCAGCTCACCCGCCGAGTTCATCGCAACCATGCTGCCCATGGCGGAAAAAGCGGCCAAGCGCCTTGGCGTCGAGCCACGTTTCCTCGTCGCACAAGCCGCGCTGGAAACCGGTTGGGGCAAATCGATCATCAAGCAGAAGGACGGCACAAACAGCCACAACCTGTTTGGCATCAAGTCCACTGGTTGGGAAGGTGAAGCCGCGAAGGTCACTACCACCGAGTACGTGAATGGCAAGGCGACCAAGCAGGTCGCAGGTTTCCGAGCGTATGACTCGTTCGAGCACAGCTTCAATGACTACGTCCGGTTGCTGGAGAACAACGATCGTTACAAGCCAGCCATTCAGGTGGCCAGTGCGTCCGGCGACTCCGAACGCTTCGTCAAGGAATTGCAGCGAGCCGGTTACGCGACCGACCCGCAATACGCGAGCAAAATCAACCAGATCGCCCGCAAAGTGCAGACATATCAGACAATCGCCGACGCGAGTTCGGCGCCTGCGGTACGGACTAGAGGCTAA
- the flgK gene encoding flagellar hook-associated protein FlgK, whose translation MADLLNIGLSGLSASKSQLSITGHNISNVNTPGFSRQDASQATRVPQFSGAGYVGSGTTLVEIRRSYSEFLTSQLRSSTSLSSDVEAYKSQIDQLDSLLAGSTTGITPSLQQFFSAFQTAAEDPSNIPARQLVLAEAEGLARRFNTVSDRLTEQNDFTNKQMAAVTDQVNRLAGSIGSLNNAIAIASANGQQPNDLLDARDEAVRQLSTYIGVTVTPQDDNSFNISVGTGQPLVVGSTVSRLEVVPGQSDPNRYEIQFVSGNSRQGITSQITGGELGGLIRYREEVLDPTMNSLGRLALAVSDQINSQQTQGLDLKGQVGEALFGDYNAPSLMGLRATPFNGNTSAADAALEITDTGNLTISDYRLEFDGTNYSARRLSDNASISVTQNAGPPAYLSFADSAGKDQGFQVSISGTPSAGDKFSLQPTRRGATDIKTVLDQADQLAFAAPVRAQSNLQNAGTGLISQPETSDTVDMDALKAALPADITLTYNAGSPPTISGSGVTQVSPAVFTPGQTNELAVTIDGHSFTFTVSGRPQAGDTFTIGFNQNGVSDNRNALKMVDLQTKQTIGVDPSVSGSGKSFTDGYGELVERVGTLTAQARMDSDATTAILKQATDNRDSLSAVNLDEEAANLIKFEQYYNASAQIIQVARTMFDTLISTFR comes from the coding sequence ATGGCTGACCTACTGAACATTGGCCTGTCGGGGCTGAGCGCGAGCAAAAGCCAGCTGTCGATCACCGGCCACAATATCAGCAACGTCAATACTCCCGGCTTCAGCCGGCAGGACGCATCCCAGGCTACCCGCGTTCCTCAGTTCAGTGGGGCGGGTTACGTTGGCTCGGGTACGACGCTGGTGGAGATTCGCCGGAGCTACAGTGAGTTTCTGACCAGCCAGCTGCGCAGCAGCACCTCGTTAAGTAGCGATGTCGAAGCTTATAAAAGCCAGATCGACCAGCTCGATTCGCTTCTGGCCGGCAGCACGACGGGTATTACGCCTTCGTTGCAGCAGTTTTTTTCGGCCTTCCAAACGGCAGCGGAGGATCCGTCCAACATCCCTGCGCGTCAGTTGGTACTGGCGGAGGCGGAAGGCCTGGCGCGTCGATTCAATACGGTCTCTGATCGATTGACCGAGCAGAACGACTTTACCAACAAGCAAATGGCGGCGGTTACCGATCAGGTCAACCGTCTTGCAGGCAGCATCGGCAGCTTGAACAATGCGATCGCGATCGCTTCGGCTAATGGCCAGCAGCCCAACGACCTGCTCGATGCACGGGACGAAGCGGTGCGTCAGCTATCGACCTACATCGGCGTCACCGTAACGCCGCAGGACGACAACAGCTTCAATATCTCCGTTGGTACAGGTCAGCCGCTGGTCGTGGGAAGCACGGTGAGCCGTTTGGAAGTCGTGCCGGGGCAGAGCGATCCCAATCGCTACGAAATCCAGTTTGTCAGCGGCAACTCGCGGCAGGGCATTACGTCGCAGATCACCGGCGGCGAGCTGGGCGGATTGATCCGTTATCGCGAGGAAGTGCTGGACCCGACCATGAACTCGCTCGGCAGACTGGCGCTTGCGGTAAGTGATCAGATCAACTCGCAACAGACGCAGGGGCTCGACCTGAAGGGGCAAGTGGGCGAAGCCCTGTTTGGTGACTACAACGCACCCTCGCTGATGGGCCTGCGTGCCACCCCTTTCAATGGCAATACGTCAGCGGCCGACGCGGCATTGGAGATTACAGACACCGGTAATCTGACGATCAGCGACTATCGTTTGGAATTCGACGGAACGAATTACTCGGCAAGGCGGCTGAGTGACAACGCCAGCATCAGCGTTACCCAAAATGCCGGGCCGCCCGCGTACTTGAGTTTTGCTGACAGCGCAGGGAAGGATCAGGGCTTCCAGGTCTCTATCAGCGGCACCCCTAGCGCAGGCGACAAATTCTCGTTGCAACCGACTCGACGCGGTGCCACGGACATCAAGACAGTACTGGATCAGGCGGATCAGCTAGCTTTCGCGGCGCCTGTAAGGGCGCAAAGCAATTTACAGAATGCCGGTACAGGTTTAATCAGTCAGCCTGAGACGTCCGATACGGTGGACATGGACGCGCTGAAAGCTGCGCTTCCGGCCGACATTACCCTGACTTACAACGCCGGTAGTCCTCCAACCATCTCTGGTTCAGGCGTGACTCAGGTGAGCCCGGCCGTCTTCACCCCGGGACAGACCAACGAGCTGGCTGTCACCATCGATGGCCACAGCTTTACATTCACGGTTAGCGGCCGCCCTCAGGCAGGTGACACCTTTACGATTGGCTTCAACCAGAACGGTGTGTCGGACAACCGAAACGCCTTGAAAATGGTGGATCTTCAGACAAAGCAGACAATCGGAGTTGATCCGAGCGTGTCAGGTTCAGGGAAGAGTTTCACCGACGGTTATGGCGAACTCGTCGAGCGTGTCGGAACGCTGACGGCTCAGGCGCGAATGGACAGCGATGCGACCACCGCGATTCTCAAACAAGCCACCGATAATCGAGACTCGCTATCCGCGGTCAACCTGGACGAAGAGGCGGCCAACCTGATCAAGTTCGAGCAGTACTACAACGCTTCTGCTCAGATCATTCAAGTTGCGCGCACCATGTTCGATACATTGATCAGCACCTTCAGGTAA
- the flgL gene encoding flagellar hook-associated protein FlgL, with translation MRISTLQAFNNGVTGIQRNYSNAARTQEQISTGNRILTPADDPVASVRLLQLEQQQSVLGQYNTNLTAAQNSLTQEEVTLNSVNTVLQRVRELAVQAGNGSLDPQDRKAIAAELGEREDELMSLMNTRNARGEYLFSGFQGKTQPFVRAADGTYSYAGDEGQRKLQVASSLNLPISDNGKSIFENVTNAGRLQTAFDPTLTPGSTLAVSAPLVQDEVAFAGNPSFPAAGVGVRFTSDTEYVVYDLAAPPADPTDLSDPLILASGKLDSDADRTDSLVFRGVALQLDGAAAGGESIEVTLQPDSNKQGLLNTIASFRKALEEPGTTDGAVRDAVAVTLTNLDHGMVSVDAARGNIGARLNVIETTLTDNEDVALVNKGVQAELRELDYAEALSRLSMQTVVLEAAQQSYVKIAGLSLFNAMR, from the coding sequence ATGCGTATCTCGACCTTGCAAGCCTTCAATAATGGCGTAACCGGCATCCAGCGAAACTATTCCAATGCGGCCCGTACCCAAGAGCAGATCAGTACTGGCAACCGCATTCTTACGCCTGCCGACGATCCGGTTGCATCGGTGCGCCTGCTTCAGCTCGAACAGCAGCAGAGCGTGCTGGGTCAGTACAACACGAACTTGACGGCGGCGCAGAACAGCCTGACTCAGGAAGAAGTGACCTTGAACTCGGTCAATACCGTACTGCAGCGCGTCCGAGAGCTGGCGGTGCAGGCGGGCAACGGTTCGCTCGATCCCCAGGATCGTAAGGCCATCGCTGCCGAACTGGGTGAACGGGAGGATGAGTTGATGTCCTTGATGAATACGCGCAACGCGCGCGGTGAGTATTTATTCTCTGGCTTCCAGGGCAAAACCCAACCTTTCGTGCGTGCTGCTGACGGAACCTATAGCTACGCGGGTGATGAAGGGCAGCGAAAGCTACAGGTCGCCAGTTCGTTGAACCTTCCGATCAGCGATAACGGCAAGTCGATATTCGAGAACGTAACCAATGCCGGGCGTTTGCAGACTGCATTCGATCCGACTCTGACACCTGGCTCGACACTGGCTGTATCGGCCCCACTAGTTCAGGACGAAGTCGCGTTTGCAGGTAATCCGTCGTTTCCGGCTGCGGGGGTTGGCGTTCGATTTACGTCCGATACGGAATACGTTGTCTATGACCTCGCTGCTCCGCCGGCAGATCCGACTGATTTGTCCGATCCCTTGATTCTGGCGTCAGGCAAGCTGGACAGTGATGCGGATCGGACCGACAGCTTGGTGTTTCGTGGCGTCGCCTTGCAACTAGATGGCGCGGCCGCTGGCGGTGAAAGTATCGAGGTGACCCTACAGCCCGACTCGAATAAGCAGGGCTTGCTCAACACGATTGCCAGTTTCAGAAAAGCGCTGGAAGAGCCTGGGACAACCGATGGCGCAGTGCGTGATGCCGTTGCCGTCACCCTGACTAACCTCGATCACGGTATGGTCAGCGTTGACGCTGCGCGCGGCAATATTGGCGCCCGCCTGAACGTCATCGAAACCACCCTAACCGACAATGAAGATGTTGCATTGGTTAACAAGGGCGTCCAGGCCGAACTGCGTGAGCTGGACTACGCCGAGGCGCTGTCCAGATTGTCCATGCAGACGGTGGTGCTCGAAGCGGCCCAGCAGAGCTATGTGAAAATTGCCGGTCTGAGTCTGTTCAACGCCATGCGCTGA
- a CDS encoding ComEA family DNA-binding protein, with amino-acid sequence MIKSFVSATIFALLASVSVCSYAAKAEPVDSAQVAVAQAGAINLNSADAETLTRELKGIGATKAKAIVAYREAHGPFASVDELLEVKGIGAATLEKNRAKLSLN; translated from the coding sequence ATGATTAAGTCTTTTGTCTCCGCAACAATCTTCGCGTTGCTCGCCAGCGTATCCGTCTGCAGCTATGCCGCTAAAGCCGAGCCTGTTGACTCAGCACAAGTTGCAGTAGCTCAGGCTGGGGCGATCAATCTCAATTCCGCCGATGCCGAAACCCTGACCCGAGAACTCAAAGGAATCGGTGCCACGAAGGCCAAGGCCATCGTTGCGTATCGGGAAGCCCACGGCCCGTTCGCCTCGGTTGATGAACTGCTGGAAGTCAAAGGCATCGGTGCCGCAACCTTGGAAAAGAACCGAGCCAAATTGAGCTTGAATTGA
- a CDS encoding YkvA family protein, translated as MKAPWKFFKYFPIAQRVLARGRLPMVLLAVARKRSARGGLVKGLREDLSLLQALCAAWWRGEYRTISRPALVAAVAGLLYFLSPMDAIPDWIPGLGFVDDLAVLAWVMRKWSGELEAFRAWKDSQSADVQAGFDRLPSADEPMTDGVSRSRSGRA; from the coding sequence GTGAAAGCACCTTGGAAATTCTTCAAATATTTCCCAATAGCTCAACGAGTGCTCGCTCGGGGAAGGTTACCGATGGTGCTTCTTGCCGTCGCTCGCAAGCGCTCCGCACGAGGTGGGCTCGTCAAGGGGCTTCGAGAGGATCTCAGTCTGCTGCAGGCCTTGTGTGCAGCCTGGTGGCGAGGAGAGTATAGAACTATCAGCAGGCCCGCCCTGGTCGCTGCCGTGGCTGGATTGCTGTATTTCCTGTCGCCAATGGATGCCATCCCCGACTGGATTCCCGGCCTTGGTTTCGTGGACGACCTGGCTGTGTTGGCCTGGGTCATGCGTAAGTGGTCCGGCGAACTAGAGGCCTTTCGAGCCTGGAAAGACAGCCAGTCGGCGGATGTGCAAGCCGGATTTGATCGCTTACCCTCGGCGGACGAGCCCATGACTGATGGCGTCAGCCGATCCCGCAGCGGTCGGGCATGA
- a CDS encoding helix-turn-helix domain-containing protein: MSVQVIMRDGVPEYAVLPWDEYQALLRACNQTMAAPAGPGATVALPGFSELSALREAKGMNQETLARSVGISPAYLALIESGDRDPGEAIRRALARAMEIEGWQPEA, encoded by the coding sequence ATGAGTGTTCAGGTCATCATGCGTGATGGTGTGCCAGAGTATGCCGTGCTGCCGTGGGACGAATATCAGGCGTTGCTAAGGGCGTGTAATCAGACCATGGCAGCCCCTGCGGGACCTGGCGCGACGGTTGCGTTACCCGGGTTCAGTGAGCTGTCTGCTTTGCGGGAAGCCAAGGGCATGAACCAGGAAACGCTGGCGCGTTCTGTTGGCATCAGTCCGGCTTATCTGGCGCTCATCGAAAGCGGCGACCGCGACCCGGGTGAGGCTATACGCCGTGCGCTGGCCCGCGCAATGGAGATCGAAGGATGGCAGCCGGAAGCTTGA
- a CDS encoding tetratricopeptide repeat protein: protein MLHKARARVGYWTARKLLGARWAVKQPKLWRWMEGQFSRMAAIGDPKAQSFYGHILLFRGQGFGARQEGIRLLRLAAEGGDAKAAYQMGIICLGEDATHGPDGAQAAHWWALAVERGHPLAATRLAQLYAAGGHGLAPDKQQAERYKARAAKLGL from the coding sequence ATGCTGCATAAGGCTCGGGCGCGAGTCGGTTATTGGACCGCACGTAAATTGCTGGGCGCACGCTGGGCTGTAAAACAGCCGAAATTGTGGCGCTGGATGGAAGGCCAATTTTCTCGCATGGCCGCGATTGGAGACCCGAAGGCGCAAAGCTTTTACGGCCACATCCTGTTGTTTCGAGGCCAAGGATTTGGCGCAAGGCAGGAGGGCATACGTTTGCTCCGTCTGGCTGCCGAGGGCGGCGACGCCAAGGCTGCATACCAAATGGGCATCATCTGCCTTGGCGAGGATGCCACCCATGGTCCTGACGGTGCTCAGGCGGCGCACTGGTGGGCGCTTGCGGTCGAAAGAGGGCATCCGCTCGCTGCGACCCGTCTGGCCCAGCTGTATGCCGCTGGCGGCCATGGGCTGGCACCTGATAAGCAGCAGGCTGAACGTTACAAGGCTCGCGCCGCCAAGCTCGGGCTCTGA
- a CDS encoding bifunctional diguanylate cyclase/phosphodiesterase: MTVTEQLSTLDNILAHGDITSLFQPIISLSERRILGYEALTRGPSNTSLHSPINLLAAARHAGRLNELEMTCRESACRRYSQQQLQGKLFLNVSPETLLDATHKPGRTLELLHKYRIPADRVVIELTEQTPTDDFELLDAALHHYRDMGFSIALDDLGAGYSGLRMWSELRPDYVKIDRYFIDGIHRDAIKREFVESIMKIARASRAQVIAEGIELSEELRILSDMGIDLVQGYLLGRPEEEPNIDAAVLLPSIGNRDDTPNEEHPDLTPLVLKQSAVFVSHPVGHVLELFRLQANLNSVAVLDEMKVPVGIVHRSLLSDALLKPFATDLLARKPISRLMSDDFLAVELGQSLQQVSRLLTSRARQRIDEDFIITVNGLYHGLGRVIDVLKLITEMKIQQARHANPLTLLPGNVPIQQCLTRLLRQGREAVICYVDIDHFKPFNDLYGYAKGDEVLLCLAHCLDEQIDSSCDFVGHIGGDDFMLVMRSKEWASRIDQLFEAFEQRCRPFYRNEHLAEGCFMAEGRQGGQQRYPLLSLSVGAVQLGPDCGAELDAACLAALASEAKRQAKQEAGFSLYTIDTQRQRLGNQSPSLAARAL; the protein is encoded by the coding sequence ATGACCGTCACCGAGCAGTTGAGCACGCTGGATAACATCCTCGCTCACGGCGACATTACCAGCCTTTTCCAGCCCATCATTTCTCTTTCCGAACGACGTATTCTTGGCTACGAAGCGCTGACACGAGGCCCCTCGAATACCTCGCTGCACTCCCCTATCAACTTGCTCGCTGCCGCCCGACACGCAGGTCGGCTCAACGAACTTGAGATGACCTGCCGCGAAAGTGCTTGCCGCCGTTACAGTCAGCAGCAGCTACAAGGCAAACTCTTCCTCAATGTCTCGCCGGAAACCTTGCTGGACGCGACCCACAAGCCGGGTCGTACGCTGGAGCTGCTGCATAAATATCGAATTCCGGCAGACAGGGTCGTAATCGAACTGACGGAACAGACCCCGACGGACGATTTCGAGCTGCTCGATGCCGCCTTGCACCACTACCGGGACATGGGGTTTTCAATCGCCCTGGATGACCTCGGTGCCGGCTACTCCGGCCTGCGTATGTGGTCTGAGCTGCGCCCCGACTATGTAAAAATCGACCGTTACTTCATCGACGGCATCCACCGCGATGCGATCAAGCGCGAGTTTGTCGAATCGATCATGAAGATCGCAAGGGCTTCGCGAGCGCAGGTTATCGCCGAGGGCATTGAGCTGAGCGAAGAGCTCAGAATCCTTTCGGACATGGGTATCGACCTGGTTCAGGGCTACTTGCTGGGACGCCCGGAAGAAGAACCGAACATCGATGCGGCCGTGCTTCTGCCAAGCATCGGTAATCGAGACGATACACCCAACGAGGAGCATCCCGACCTGACCCCGCTGGTATTGAAACAATCCGCGGTCTTCGTCTCGCATCCGGTAGGGCACGTGCTGGAACTGTTCCGCCTGCAGGCAAACCTTAACTCGGTCGCGGTGCTTGACGAGATGAAGGTCCCCGTCGGCATCGTTCATCGAAGCCTGCTGTCCGACGCCCTGCTCAAGCCGTTTGCGACCGACCTGTTGGCGCGCAAACCCATCAGTAGATTGATGAGCGATGATTTTCTCGCGGTAGAGCTTGGCCAATCGTTGCAGCAGGTCAGCCGATTGTTGACCAGTCGAGCCCGACAGCGCATCGACGAAGATTTCATAATTACCGTCAACGGCCTTTATCACGGTCTAGGCCGGGTAATCGACGTGCTCAAACTGATTACTGAGATGAAGATTCAACAGGCGCGCCATGCAAATCCACTGACCCTACTACCGGGAAATGTGCCAATTCAGCAATGCCTGACACGCCTGTTACGACAGGGCCGGGAAGCTGTGATCTGCTACGTGGATATCGATCATTTCAAACCCTTCAACGATCTTTACGGCTACGCCAAGGGCGATGAGGTTCTGCTGTGTTTGGCTCACTGCCTCGATGAGCAGATTGATTCGAGCTGTGATTTCGTCGGCCATATAGGCGGGGATGACTTCATGCTGGTAATGAGGTCAAAAGAATGGGCGTCGAGGATCGATCAGCTTTTCGAAGCATTCGAACAGCGTTGCCGACCGTTCTACCGCAACGAACATCTTGCTGAAGGATGCTTCATGGCTGAAGGAAGGCAAGGTGGCCAGCAACGCTACCCCCTGCTTTCACTTTCGGTTGGCGCCGTCCAGCTGGGACCCGATTGCGGCGCCGAACTCGATGCGGCATGCCTTGCCGCTTTGGCCTCGGAAGCCAAACGACAGGCTAAGCAAGAAGCGGGATTCAGTCTGTACACCATTGACACGCAACGACAGCGGTTGGGGAATCAGAGCCCGAGCTTGGCGGCGCGAGCCTTGTAA
- a CDS encoding carboxy terminal-processing peptidase produces MKRSLTTGFLALLLGFQATITQAKPAGHDWDYLQPDRDQVIASLNVVELLKRHHYNKPPLNDARSAKIFDSYIKMLDPSRSYFTAGDLAEFEPWRNEFDNFLKNGNLEPGFAIYKVHLERLQSRLQYALSLLDKGVDGFDFALDEELLVDRENAAWPKDEKELDDLWRKRVKDEVLRLKIAGKEPKAITELLTKRYKNQLSRLEQTRGEDVFQTYINAFAQSYDPHTQYLSPDNAENFDINMSLSLEGIGAVLQSDNEYVKVVRLVPAGPAEKSKQIAPADKIVGVGQDDEEVVDVIGWRLDEVVKLIRGPKGSMVRLEVIPASNAPNDQSSKIVAITREAVKLEEQAAKKSVLHLNQNGRDYKLGVIEVPAFYLDFKALRAGDKDYKSTTRDVKKLLTELQQEKVDGVVIDLRNNGGGSLQEATELTGLFIDQGPTVLVRNSDGRVDVLADEQVGAFYKGPLAVLVNRLSASASEIFAGAMQDYHRALIVGGQTFGKGTVQTVQPLNHGELKLTLAKFYRVSGQSTQHQGVIPDISYPAEVDTKEIGESALPEAMPWDSIRAAINPNMNPFTPFLSELKARHEGRTSENPDFVFTRDRLALAQELTHETTISLNEEKRRAQQERIENRQLVLENTLRKAKGEEPLAKLEREDETTPTIEEKNIKPEDDAYLSESGRILLDYLGLQDAMAKNNSVER; encoded by the coding sequence ATGAAACGATCACTGACTACGGGCTTTCTAGCCCTGTTGCTAGGCTTTCAGGCCACCATAACCCAGGCCAAACCCGCCGGACACGACTGGGACTACCTGCAGCCCGACCGCGATCAGGTCATTGCCAGCCTCAACGTCGTCGAGCTGCTCAAGCGCCACCATTACAACAAGCCACCGCTCAATGACGCCCGTTCGGCGAAGATTTTCGACAGCTATATCAAGATGCTCGACCCGTCGCGCAGCTATTTCACCGCAGGCGACCTGGCCGAGTTCGAGCCCTGGCGCAACGAGTTCGACAACTTCCTGAAGAACGGCAACCTGGAGCCCGGCTTCGCGATCTACAAAGTGCACCTGGAGCGCCTGCAAAGCCGACTTCAGTACGCGCTGAGCCTGTTGGATAAAGGGGTGGACGGCTTCGACTTCGCGCTCGACGAAGAATTGCTGGTCGATCGCGAGAACGCCGCCTGGCCCAAGGACGAGAAAGAGCTGGATGATCTCTGGCGTAAACGCGTCAAAGATGAGGTTTTACGGCTGAAGATTGCCGGCAAGGAGCCAAAAGCGATCACGGAGCTGCTGACCAAGCGCTACAAGAACCAGCTGTCGCGTCTTGAACAGACCCGTGGCGAGGACGTCTTCCAGACCTACATCAACGCCTTCGCGCAATCCTACGATCCGCATACCCAATACCTGTCGCCCGACAATGCGGAAAACTTCGACATCAACATGAGCCTCTCGCTGGAAGGCATCGGCGCCGTGCTGCAAAGCGACAACGAGTACGTCAAAGTGGTGCGACTGGTCCCTGCCGGCCCTGCCGAGAAGAGCAAGCAGATCGCCCCTGCGGATAAGATCGTCGGTGTTGGGCAGGACGACGAGGAAGTGGTCGATGTGATCGGCTGGCGCCTCGACGAGGTCGTCAAACTGATCCGTGGCCCGAAAGGTTCAATGGTTCGCCTCGAAGTCATTCCAGCAAGCAACGCGCCTAATGACCAGAGCAGCAAGATCGTCGCCATTACTCGAGAAGCGGTCAAGCTCGAGGAGCAGGCAGCTAAAAAGTCCGTGCTCCACCTCAATCAAAATGGCCGCGACTATAAGCTCGGGGTCATCGAGGTGCCTGCGTTCTACCTGGACTTCAAGGCCCTTCGCGCCGGTGACAAGGACTACAAGAGCACCACGCGGGACGTGAAAAAGCTGCTGACGGAGCTGCAGCAGGAAAAGGTCGACGGCGTCGTCATCGACCTGCGCAACAATGGAGGTGGTTCGCTTCAGGAAGCCACAGAGCTGACTGGCCTGTTCATCGACCAAGGCCCGACGGTACTGGTCCGCAACAGCGATGGCCGCGTCGACGTGCTTGCCGATGAACAAGTGGGCGCATTCTACAAAGGCCCGCTGGCCGTGCTGGTCAATCGCCTGTCAGCATCGGCCTCGGAGATCTTCGCTGGTGCGATGCAGGATTATCACCGAGCGCTCATCGTCGGTGGTCAAACGTTCGGCAAAGGCACCGTGCAAACTGTCCAGCCGCTCAATCATGGCGAACTCAAACTCACACTGGCCAAGTTCTATCGGGTGTCCGGGCAGAGCACACAACACCAAGGTGTGATTCCGGACATCTCCTATCCTGCCGAAGTCGATACCAAGGAAATCGGCGAAAGCGCATTGCCTGAAGCCATGCCCTGGGACAGCATTCGCGCTGCGATCAACCCGAACATGAATCCGTTCACGCCATTCCTCTCCGAACTCAAGGCGCGTCACGAAGGGCGTACCAGCGAGAACCCTGATTTTGTCTTCACGCGTGATCGCCTCGCCTTGGCGCAGGAGCTTACTCACGAGACGACCATCAGCCTCAACGAGGAGAAGCGTAGGGCACAGCAGGAACGAATCGAGAACCGTCAGCTGGTGCTGGAGAATACGCTTCGGAAGGCCAAGGGTGAGGAACCGCTGGCCAAACTCGAACGGGAGGATGAAACGACGCCGACTATCGAAGAGAAGAACATCAAGCCGGAGGATGATGCATACTTGTCTGAAAGCGGGAGGATTCTGCTGGACTATCTAGGTCTACAGGACGCAATGGCCAAGAACAACTCCGTCGAACGTTAG